One region of Bacillus pumilus genomic DNA includes:
- a CDS encoding 1,4-dihydroxy-2-naphthoate polyprenyltransferase, with translation MQHQSISDQLSPIKPDKNWRIWWNLLRPHTLTAAFIPVTLGTVLALPSGQIHVGLFLAMLFASMFIQIATNMFNEYFDYVRGLDNEKSVGIGGAIVRNGVKPKTVLSLAYALFALSLLLGVYICMMSSWWIALIGLICMAAGYFYTGGPVPIAYTPFGEVVSGAFMGLGIILISFYIQTGTLTSKAVLVSLPISILVGAILLSNNIRDLDGDKENGRKTLAILAGRKAAVNILLSMFLISYVLIFVYIFTDIVGLWSLLVLLSVPKAYTAIKEFKQKEKPIELMNAMKSTAQTNTFFGFLLTIALILQYYIA, from the coding sequence ATGCAGCATCAATCGATATCAGATCAGCTTTCACCGATTAAGCCTGATAAGAACTGGCGGATTTGGTGGAATTTACTACGACCGCATACATTAACAGCAGCATTTATTCCCGTTACTTTAGGAACTGTTCTCGCACTTCCAAGTGGTCAAATACATGTTGGGCTATTTTTAGCTATGCTGTTTGCATCTATGTTTATCCAAATCGCAACGAACATGTTTAATGAGTACTTTGATTATGTTCGCGGATTGGACAACGAGAAATCTGTCGGCATCGGCGGCGCCATTGTCAGAAATGGTGTGAAACCTAAAACCGTTCTCAGCCTTGCTTATGCACTATTTGCGCTTTCTTTACTACTAGGGGTGTACATTTGCATGATGTCTAGCTGGTGGATTGCACTGATAGGACTCATATGTATGGCAGCAGGCTATTTCTATACAGGCGGTCCTGTTCCTATTGCATATACACCGTTTGGAGAAGTTGTGTCAGGTGCTTTTATGGGACTAGGAATCATCCTGATCAGTTTCTATATTCAAACAGGCACACTGACGTCTAAAGCTGTTCTCGTCTCATTACCAATTTCTATTTTAGTTGGTGCCATCTTACTATCGAACAATATCCGCGATTTAGACGGCGATAAAGAAAATGGACGAAAAACACTTGCTATTCTTGCTGGGCGAAAGGCTGCTGTGAACATTTTACTTTCCATGTTTTTGATCTCTTATGTACTTATTTTTGTTTATATCTTCACAGATATTGTCGGCCTTTGGAGTCTTCTTGTTTTACTCAGTGTCCCAAAAGCATATACAGCTATCAAAGAATTTAAGCAAAAAGAAAAACCAATTGAATTAATGAATGCCATGAAATCTACAGCTCAAACCAATACATTTTTCGGTTTCCTGCTGACAATCGCTTTGATCTTACAATACTATATCGCGTAA
- a CDS encoding isochorismate synthase MenF has product MVTTVQSTFRQEALATLEEANNVNHAVLISYSRRVDDLDPLAFFQSGEADFLGERFFWSDPESQMIFSGLGRAAVIKSSEQGKERFDTVHQEWEQLKQHMFHFHDEKELRQAAVGPLLFGGFSFDPYEEKACHWEAFGEAHFFVPSMMLTVSKEGTFLTINEWKQVDGNVHQLIQELEQKASHYETLPLRHGGQAELVHMEERDVKEWMKAIQEATDHIRANEYEKVVLAREVLLHYKNQIELAPLLSELLKHQTTSYVFAVEQGKQAFVGATPERLVKKSGGEVFSSCLAGSIVRGKDEAEDRALGEELLHDEKNLIEHQIVVNMIEQAFEANCLRVHKPNQPSLYKTKNIQHLFTPIVGEIKSSCSLFSLIEQLHPTPALGGYPKEKAVEVIREIEPLKRGWYAAPVGWIDSQDNGEFAVAIRSGLIEEDHVRLFAGCGIVEDSLAKQEYEETQVKLRPMLSALGGRPIE; this is encoded by the coding sequence ATGGTGACAACAGTGCAAAGTACTTTCCGGCAGGAAGCGCTTGCGACATTAGAAGAAGCGAATAACGTCAACCATGCTGTTTTGATAAGCTACTCCAGAAGAGTTGACGATCTGGATCCTCTTGCCTTTTTCCAAAGCGGCGAAGCGGATTTTTTAGGCGAGCGGTTTTTTTGGTCTGATCCAGAAAGCCAAATGATATTTTCTGGACTTGGCAGAGCGGCCGTTATTAAATCATCTGAGCAAGGCAAGGAACGATTTGATACAGTCCATCAAGAATGGGAACAGCTGAAGCAGCACATGTTCCATTTTCATGATGAGAAGGAGTTAAGGCAAGCGGCTGTTGGTCCGCTTTTATTTGGAGGATTCTCATTTGATCCGTATGAAGAGAAGGCGTGTCACTGGGAAGCTTTTGGCGAGGCTCATTTTTTTGTGCCATCGATGATGCTTACTGTCTCGAAAGAAGGCACGTTTCTGACGATCAATGAATGGAAGCAGGTGGACGGGAATGTTCATCAGCTCATTCAAGAATTAGAACAAAAAGCCTCTCATTACGAAACATTACCGCTCAGACATGGTGGACAAGCTGAACTTGTTCATATGGAAGAACGAGATGTGAAGGAATGGATGAAGGCGATCCAAGAAGCGACAGACCACATTCGTGCAAACGAATATGAAAAGGTTGTTTTAGCAAGAGAAGTCTTGCTTCACTATAAAAATCAAATTGAACTCGCTCCACTGTTATCAGAATTATTAAAGCATCAAACAACGAGTTATGTATTTGCGGTTGAACAGGGGAAACAAGCATTTGTCGGAGCTACGCCGGAACGCTTAGTGAAAAAAAGCGGCGGAGAGGTCTTTTCATCTTGTTTAGCAGGTTCGATTGTTCGTGGAAAAGATGAAGCGGAAGATCGAGCATTAGGCGAGGAACTGCTGCATGATGAGAAGAATTTGATTGAACATCAAATTGTTGTCAATATGATTGAGCAAGCATTTGAGGCTAATTGCCTTCGCGTGCATAAACCAAATCAACCTAGTCTTTATAAAACAAAAAACATTCAGCATTTGTTTACACCGATTGTAGGAGAAATTAAAAGCAGCTGTTCTCTCTTTTCATTAATTGAACAGCTCCATCCGACGCCAGCATTAGGCGGATATCCGAAGGAAAAGGCGGTTGAGGTCATTCGTGAAATCGAACCGTTGAAACGTGGCTGGTACGCAGCGCCGGTAGGGTGGATTGACTCTCAGGATAATGGAGAATTTGCTGTTGCCATTCGGTCAGGTCTTATTGAGGAAGACCATGTTCGTTTGTTCGCTGGCTGCGGCATTGTAGAGGATTCCCTTGCAAAGCAGGAGTACGAGGAAACGCAAGTGAAATTAAGACCAATGCTATCTGCCCTTGGAGGTCGTCCTATTGAATAA
- the menD gene encoding 2-succinyl-5-enolpyruvyl-6-hydroxy-3-cyclohexene-1-carboxylic-acid synthase has protein sequence MNNQIMTTYIGRLMDEFVQGGVQEAVVCPGSRSTPLAMLALAHQDINVHVLVDERSAAFYALGLAKASQTPVLLICTSGTAAANFYPAIVEAHYSRVPLIVLTADRPHELREVGAPQAIDQQFLFGKFVKWFTDLALPEESQKMLRYVQTAAARANHMSMQEPKGPVQINVPLREPLLPDLSIDPFEREETDRKKVLATGQAFPNDDAIYEIVTVMNRSKKGLIVCGELHTEEEKEAVLRLSKALHMPILADPLSHLRNGHEHADLIIDAYDSLLKDEALQQHLLPDMVIRFGPMPVSKPLFKWLEKHAEVNQIVVDAAGGFRDPGLSASYVFESDVAAFVDEVVNRSDQREDTSFLKRWQDANSSFRTHASHYSDEDLSFEGNVYRQLQHLLPKESVFFIGNSMPIRDVDTFFEAQSKPFRMMANRGANGIDGVVSTALGTYAALKQPVTLVIGDLSFYHDMNGLLAAKLMDIPLTVVLLNNDGGGIFSFLPQASEEPYYEKLFGTPTGLNFEYASKLYGGTYSKPSTKQELHDVYKAHIEEPGLHLIEIETDRHSRVSKHRQMMDDILEEVKKECLLS, from the coding sequence TTGAATAATCAAATCATGACAACATATATTGGCAGATTGATGGATGAATTTGTCCAAGGTGGCGTACAAGAGGCAGTTGTCTGTCCAGGTTCTCGTTCGACCCCGCTTGCAATGCTGGCTCTAGCCCACCAAGACATCAATGTCCATGTATTAGTGGATGAACGGTCTGCTGCTTTTTATGCGCTTGGTCTTGCAAAAGCAAGTCAAACACCAGTGCTGCTTATTTGTACGTCAGGTACAGCAGCAGCTAACTTTTACCCAGCCATTGTAGAGGCACATTATTCCCGTGTCCCACTTATTGTTTTAACTGCTGATCGGCCGCACGAATTGAGGGAAGTTGGAGCACCTCAAGCGATTGATCAGCAATTCTTATTCGGTAAGTTTGTTAAATGGTTCACAGACTTAGCATTGCCAGAAGAAAGTCAGAAGATGTTACGCTATGTTCAGACGGCTGCGGCAAGAGCAAATCATATGTCGATGCAAGAGCCGAAGGGACCTGTACAAATCAATGTCCCTCTGAGAGAACCATTGCTTCCTGATTTGTCTATTGATCCTTTCGAGCGAGAAGAAACAGACCGGAAAAAAGTATTAGCTACAGGACAGGCTTTCCCAAATGATGATGCGATATATGAAATTGTGACGGTTATGAACCGTTCCAAAAAGGGACTGATTGTGTGTGGCGAGCTTCATACGGAGGAAGAGAAAGAGGCAGTATTACGTCTTTCAAAAGCCTTGCATATGCCGATTTTAGCGGACCCGCTTTCTCATTTGCGAAATGGTCATGAGCATGCAGATCTTATTATTGATGCGTATGATTCTTTATTGAAAGATGAAGCATTGCAGCAGCACCTATTGCCGGATATGGTCATTCGTTTTGGACCGATGCCTGTGTCTAAGCCTTTATTCAAGTGGCTGGAAAAACATGCGGAAGTGAATCAGATTGTTGTTGATGCTGCCGGAGGTTTTCGAGATCCTGGGCTGAGTGCTTCATATGTCTTTGAAAGTGATGTGGCAGCTTTTGTAGATGAAGTAGTCAATAGATCGGATCAACGTGAGGATACAAGTTTTCTAAAGCGCTGGCAGGATGCAAATTCATCATTCAGAACGCATGCTTCCCATTATTCTGATGAGGATCTGTCATTTGAGGGGAATGTGTACCGTCAGCTTCAGCATCTTTTGCCGAAGGAGAGTGTCTTTTTTATCGGGAATAGTATGCCGATTCGTGATGTGGATACATTTTTTGAAGCGCAATCGAAGCCTTTTCGAATGATGGCGAATCGAGGAGCAAATGGTATTGATGGTGTTGTGTCTACAGCACTTGGCACGTATGCAGCTTTGAAACAGCCGGTCACCTTAGTGATTGGAGATTTATCATTTTACCATGATATGAATGGTCTCCTTGCAGCGAAGTTGATGGACATTCCACTGACGGTTGTGTTGTTAAACAATGATGGAGGAGGCATCTTTTCTTTCCTTCCACAGGCGTCTGAGGAACCGTATTATGAAAAACTCTTTGGTACACCGACTGGACTGAATTTTGAGTATGCTTCGAAGTTGTATGGGGGAACCTATTCGAAACCGTCAACGAAACAAGAATTACATGATGTCTACAAGGCGCATATAGAAGAGCCTGGACTTCATTTAATTGAAATTGAAACAGATCGGCATTCTCGTGTAAGCAAGCATCGTCAAATGATGGATGACATATTGGAAGAAGTGAAAAAAGAATGTCTTCTTTCATAA
- the menH gene encoding 2-succinyl-6-hydroxy-2,4-cyclohexadiene-1-carboxylate synthase, with product MSSFIIRMRDGVAYEVVDQNPSGENATLCLHGFTGSAASWTFLNAYMGNTRLIQVSLLGHGRTDSPENIRRYAMSHQLADLAEILNQLKLHKVNILGYSMGGRIALSFASRYSERVNKLILESTSPGLRTFKERMARLKHDHQLAQKMRHEGLVKFVDFWESIPLFASQKTLSADTQAQLREERLKANPLGLARSLEGIGTGSQPSVWKGLKHMNLPVLLMCGALDEKFCKIATRMQQELEGSQFILAEQAGHTVHVEQPHFFGKIVSEFITQD from the coding sequence ATGTCTTCTTTCATAATACGGATGCGTGATGGTGTGGCTTACGAGGTGGTGGATCAGAATCCATCAGGTGAGAATGCCACGCTATGCTTACACGGCTTCACTGGAAGCGCGGCTTCTTGGACATTCTTGAATGCTTATATGGGAAATACAAGATTGATTCAAGTTAGCCTGCTTGGACATGGCCGCACGGACTCACCAGAAAATATAAGAAGATATGCGATGTCGCATCAGCTAGCAGATCTTGCAGAGATTTTAAACCAATTAAAGCTTCACAAAGTGAATATTCTCGGATATTCTATGGGAGGACGTATTGCTTTATCATTTGCCTCTCGTTATTCAGAGCGAGTCAACAAGTTGATTCTAGAGAGTACCTCTCCAGGGCTTCGCACGTTTAAAGAGCGGATGGCAAGACTCAAACATGATCATCAGCTGGCTCAGAAAATGAGACATGAAGGTTTAGTGAAGTTTGTGGATTTTTGGGAGAGTATTCCACTGTTTGCTTCTCAGAAAACTTTATCAGCTGACACGCAGGCTCAACTACGAGAGGAAAGGCTAAAAGCCAATCCACTTGGACTGGCTCGCAGCTTAGAAGGCATAGGAACAGGTTCGCAGCCCTCTGTTTGGAAGGGGTTAAAGCATATGAATTTACCTGTTTTGTTGATGTGCGGAGCGCTTGATGAAAAGTTCTGCAAGATCGCCACACGTATGCAGCAGGAGCTTGAAGGCAGTCAATTCATATTGGCTGAGCAGGCTGGGCATACAGTTCATGTGGAACAACCACATTTTTTTGGTAAAATAGTAAGTGAGTTTATTACGCAAGATTAG
- a CDS encoding TspO/MBR family protein: MARKSIIWAVVVFFITYALFSIAGFLFPIDREWYDALNKPEWTPSGGVIGAVWAVLFALISLSAAIIYGKYGFQKITLPFWILFLLNYVFNQAFSFFQFTQKDLFAATIDCLLVALTALALVIVSRKLSKVVPILLIPYVLWGFFATYLSYTIYSMNM; the protein is encoded by the coding sequence ATGGCGAGAAAAAGTATCATTTGGGCAGTGGTTGTCTTCTTTATTACATACGCATTATTCTCTATTGCCGGATTCTTGTTTCCGATTGACAGAGAGTGGTATGATGCATTAAATAAACCGGAATGGACACCGAGTGGTGGAGTAATTGGCGCTGTGTGGGCTGTCTTATTTGCTCTCATCTCGTTGTCCGCAGCGATCATTTATGGAAAATATGGATTTCAAAAAATCACTTTACCCTTTTGGATTCTTTTTCTTTTAAATTACGTATTTAATCAAGCCTTTAGTTTTTTTCAATTTACACAAAAAGATTTATTCGCAGCTACGATCGACTGCCTGCTTGTAGCGCTGACAGCACTTGCTCTTGTTATCGTCTCGCGTAAACTAAGCAAAGTCGTTCCAATTTTACTAATTCCTTATGTCTTATGGGGCTTCTTTGCAACATACTTGTCTTATACGATCTATTCCATGAACATGTAA
- a CDS encoding o-succinylbenzoate--CoA ligase, with the protein MMKQPNWLLHRAYLTPERVALIYQDKQWTFRDLADEVNELSNRLAQASLKKGETVGLLMNNQPQMVMLVHACFSLGFKIVLLNNKLTKAERRYQLEDAKAAALFTEPVYASDHKGDLPVYIMETLPEAGHDNGKKIESEFDLNETATIMYTSGTTGQPKGVEQTFGNHFYSAVSSALNMGLREDDRWLIALPLFHISGLSALFKSVIYGMTVVLHQKFDVDEVKGSIEQHRVTMISVVQTMLSRLLSRLEECPSSLRCLLLGGGPAPFAMLQESKEKGFPVFQSYGMTETCSQIVTLAPEFSVEKLGSAGKPLFGCELKIQDGTRICRPFEHGEIMVKGANVMKGYLYREEATAAAFDQGWLKTGDIGYVDEEGFLFVLDRRSDLIISGGENIYPAEIEAILLTHPHVKEAGVTGMYDDRWGEVPAAFLVTDHKIPENELYALCESHLAKYKWPAAFHFVDELPRNASNKLQRHRLKSKGFLDDSN; encoded by the coding sequence ATGATGAAGCAACCGAATTGGCTGCTGCACCGTGCTTATTTAACACCAGAAAGAGTCGCACTCATTTATCAGGATAAACAGTGGACATTTCGCGATTTAGCTGATGAAGTCAATGAGCTTTCAAATAGACTTGCACAAGCATCATTAAAAAAAGGGGAAACGGTCGGGCTTTTGATGAACAACCAGCCTCAAATGGTGATGCTTGTTCATGCTTGTTTTTCATTAGGATTCAAAATCGTGCTATTGAACAATAAGTTAACAAAAGCTGAAAGGCGCTATCAACTTGAAGATGCAAAAGCAGCCGCTTTATTTACTGAACCTGTTTATGCAAGTGATCATAAGGGTGATCTACCCGTTTATATAATGGAGACTTTACCAGAAGCAGGTCACGACAATGGAAAGAAAATCGAAAGCGAATTTGATTTGAATGAAACAGCAACGATCATGTATACGTCTGGCACAACAGGACAACCAAAAGGGGTCGAGCAAACGTTTGGTAATCATTTTTATAGTGCTGTTTCCTCTGCACTCAATATGGGCCTCAGAGAGGATGACCGCTGGCTTATTGCACTGCCTCTTTTTCATATTAGCGGGTTATCCGCTTTATTTAAGTCTGTGATTTATGGGATGACTGTCGTACTTCATCAAAAGTTTGATGTCGATGAAGTAAAGGGTTCGATTGAACAGCATCGTGTGACGATGATATCTGTTGTTCAAACGATGTTATCCCGTTTATTAAGCAGGCTGGAAGAATGTCCGTCTTCTTTGCGCTGTCTGTTATTAGGCGGAGGACCTGCGCCTTTTGCGATGCTTCAAGAAAGCAAAGAGAAAGGCTTCCCTGTGTTTCAATCGTACGGCATGACAGAAACCTGTTCACAAATTGTGACCCTTGCGCCTGAATTTAGTGTAGAGAAGCTTGGATCAGCGGGAAAACCCCTTTTTGGATGTGAGCTGAAAATTCAAGATGGTACGCGCATTTGTCGTCCTTTTGAGCATGGCGAAATTATGGTGAAAGGGGCAAATGTCATGAAAGGGTACCTTTACCGCGAAGAGGCGACCGCGGCTGCTTTTGATCAAGGCTGGCTGAAAACGGGTGATATCGGCTATGTGGATGAGGAAGGATTTTTATTTGTGCTTGACCGCCGTTCAGATTTAATTATTTCTGGCGGTGAGAATATTTATCCTGCTGAAATTGAAGCGATCCTGTTAACACATCCGCATGTAAAGGAAGCCGGAGTGACGGGTATGTATGATGATAGATGGGGAGAGGTACCAGCTGCCTTTCTTGTCACAGACCATAAAATACCGGAGAACGAGCTCTATGCTTTATGTGAGTCGCATCTAGCAAAATATAAATGGCCTGCCGCTTTTCACTTTGTGGACGAGCTGCCAAGAAATGCGTCAAATAAATTGCAAAGGCACAGACTCAAGTCAAAGGGGTTTTTAGATGATTCA
- the menB gene encoding 1,4-dihydroxy-2-naphthoyl-CoA synthase — protein MAIEWQTERQYDEILYETCNGIAKITINRPHVHNAFTPKTVSELIDAFSRARDNSNVGVIVLAGAGGKAFCSGGDQKVRGHGGYVGDDQIPRLNVLDLQRLIRVIPKPVVAMVAGYAIGGGHVLHIVCDLTIAADNAIFGQTGPKVGSFDAGYGSGYLARIVGHKKAREIWYLCRQYNAQEALDMGLVNTVVPLEQLEEETVKWCEEMLEKSPTALRFLKAAFNADTDGLAGIQQFAGDATLLYYTTDEAKEGRDSFKEKRKPDFGQFPRFP, from the coding sequence ATGGCTATTGAATGGCAAACTGAGCGTCAATATGACGAAATTTTATATGAAACATGCAATGGGATTGCAAAGATCACGATTAATCGTCCACATGTACATAACGCGTTTACACCAAAGACTGTGAGTGAATTGATTGATGCATTTTCACGTGCTCGTGATAATTCGAATGTTGGTGTGATCGTACTTGCAGGTGCTGGCGGCAAAGCATTCTGTTCTGGTGGAGATCAAAAAGTACGCGGTCATGGCGGTTATGTAGGAGACGATCAAATTCCGCGTCTAAATGTACTCGACTTACAGCGTTTAATTCGTGTGATTCCAAAACCTGTTGTTGCGATGGTTGCTGGTTATGCAATCGGCGGCGGGCACGTTCTTCATATTGTATGTGACCTGACAATTGCAGCAGATAATGCGATTTTTGGACAAACTGGTCCAAAAGTAGGCAGCTTTGATGCTGGTTATGGCTCAGGCTACCTTGCACGTATTGTTGGTCATAAGAAAGCGAGAGAAATCTGGTACTTATGCCGTCAATACAATGCACAAGAAGCGCTTGATATGGGACTTGTTAATACTGTTGTACCATTAGAGCAGCTTGAAGAGGAAACAGTGAAGTGGTGCGAGGAGATGCTAGAAAAGAGCCCGACTGCTTTACGATTCTTGAAGGCTGCATTTAATGCAGATACGGATGGATTAGCTGGAATTCAACAATTTGCAGGAGATGCGACACTTCTTTATTACACAACAGATGAAGCAAAAGAAGGACGCGATTCCTTTAAGGAAAAACGCAAGCCGGACTTCGGTCAGTTCCCGCGTTTCCCTTGA
- a CDS encoding TraR/DksA C4-type zinc finger protein → MLSKDELHHLKQRLLDEKHELEAKSHDDEQKVSFPYDSVGDLSAYDNHPGDQGTELFERGKDIALNSLEHEHLLDVNEALQAITDGSYGLCKVCKSPIPKERLEALPSAVTCTEHSKEQTVSQNRPIEEDLLSPPSGQFENEESAAYDGEDAYQDVERYGNSDTPSDMEFPPLTYDDVYTQSEDEDYVEDYEGFAAADIEGKASKVYPNKAHEAYEEALDEEGVMTVFGDLKPYEEEPYTEENH, encoded by the coding sequence TTGTTGTCTAAAGACGAATTACATCATTTGAAGCAGCGACTTCTCGATGAAAAGCACGAACTCGAAGCCAAAAGCCATGACGATGAACAAAAAGTATCATTTCCTTATGATTCGGTCGGAGACCTGTCAGCCTATGATAATCACCCAGGTGATCAAGGGACAGAGCTGTTCGAACGCGGGAAAGATATTGCGTTAAACAGTTTGGAACATGAACATCTGTTAGACGTTAATGAAGCACTTCAAGCCATCACAGACGGCTCTTATGGGCTATGCAAGGTCTGTAAATCCCCTATCCCAAAGGAACGCTTAGAGGCCTTACCTAGTGCCGTCACATGCACAGAGCATTCAAAAGAACAAACCGTTTCACAAAACCGTCCGATTGAAGAGGATTTATTAAGTCCGCCATCAGGGCAATTCGAAAATGAAGAAAGTGCAGCCTATGATGGAGAGGATGCATATCAAGACGTAGAACGCTACGGAAACTCTGATACTCCGTCCGATATGGAATTTCCTCCATTGACATACGATGATGTGTATACACAATCAGAAGATGAAGATTATGTCGAAGACTATGAAGGATTCGCAGCTGCTGATATTGAGGGCAAAGCAAGCAAAGTATATCCAAATAAAGCCCACGAAGCCTATGAAGAGGCATTGGACGAAGAAGGCGTCATGACCGTATTTGGTGACTTGAAGCCGTACGAAGAAGAACCTTATACAGAAGAAAATCATTAG